From the Luteolibacter arcticus genome, one window contains:
- a CDS encoding alkaline phosphatase D family protein, with product MRLPLLIWTFVAAIASGQLPIASPWCGAVTDSSVVVTVPLSQAGVTTRLGVSTVAGLTSPFFSASVVSQAAAGNAVRLSLEGLTANTTYYYAIELNGTLLPAHGGKFNTFPALGAAASFRFAFSSCGEWDNPQQAYDAVRLENPLFFVHMGDLHYEDTNQNNPTPYRTNYTKVLTESPEQSNLFRNVPTFYIWDDHDFSGNGSDSTSTGRQAARQVYRERVPHFPLPAGGPNAAIYQSFDCGRIHFILSDLRSERDEDSDDDDEDKSMMGDVQKQWFKDQLLAARDAECPMIMWMSGVPLIQEGDDRDNWGSYATERTELLEFIRDQRIQNVVVFSGDMHALAYDDGGATANYVAGVRIPVFHAAALARDGSTKGGPYSGGTSAGDGRYGTMDVSDTGGTVSVTYRGRIADTATDVTTWKTYTHTAEPVRPRKAKDLTAQPANGVQLQWTDDSGVETGYRVERRPAGAGAWTSLVLLGPGATTHDDTTAVPATAYDYRIVAVNGLIEADPSVTATALSLTAYQSWKLQNLGNANAPDDGDDDHDGNDTMAEYLFGLNPNASDRYAWTASRAANGHVTVSYPTLAGRIYQVEYSNTLGAWPSGPAAVTGDGSAKQWTDDGSLTSGLPGKRFYRVRVISAP from the coding sequence ATGCGACTCCCCCTCCTCATCTGGACTTTCGTCGCCGCCATTGCCAGCGGCCAATTGCCGATCGCGTCCCCATGGTGTGGAGCGGTGACCGATAGCTCGGTCGTCGTGACCGTGCCGCTTAGCCAAGCCGGTGTCACCACGAGGCTCGGGGTAAGTACGGTGGCAGGTTTGACTTCACCCTTCTTCTCCGCATCGGTGGTATCGCAGGCCGCTGCGGGAAATGCTGTCCGCCTCTCGCTCGAAGGGCTCACGGCGAATACGACCTACTACTACGCGATCGAACTGAATGGCACGCTGCTGCCGGCCCATGGCGGCAAGTTCAATACCTTCCCCGCTCTGGGAGCGGCCGCTTCGTTCCGCTTCGCCTTCAGCTCCTGCGGTGAGTGGGACAATCCCCAGCAGGCCTACGACGCGGTCCGCCTTGAGAACCCGCTTTTCTTCGTTCACATGGGCGACCTCCACTACGAGGACACCAACCAGAACAATCCCACCCCCTACCGGACCAACTACACGAAAGTCCTCACCGAGTCGCCGGAACAATCGAACCTGTTCCGCAATGTGCCAACCTTCTACATTTGGGACGATCACGATTTCTCCGGCAACGGCTCCGATAGTACCAGCACCGGCCGCCAGGCGGCGCGACAGGTCTATCGCGAGCGTGTCCCGCATTTCCCGCTGCCAGCTGGCGGGCCGAATGCCGCCATCTATCAATCCTTCGATTGCGGGCGCATTCACTTCATCCTCTCCGACCTGCGCTCGGAGCGCGATGAAGATTCAGACGACGACGACGAGGACAAGTCGATGATGGGCGACGTCCAGAAGCAGTGGTTCAAGGACCAGCTTCTCGCCGCGCGGGACGCCGAGTGTCCGATGATCATGTGGATGAGTGGCGTGCCGCTGATTCAAGAAGGCGACGACCGCGACAACTGGGGATCGTATGCGACCGAGCGCACGGAACTGCTGGAATTCATCCGCGACCAGCGCATCCAGAATGTGGTCGTCTTCTCCGGCGACATGCATGCTTTGGCCTACGATGATGGAGGGGCGACCGCGAACTACGTCGCCGGTGTCCGCATTCCCGTATTCCACGCGGCCGCGCTTGCCCGCGACGGATCTACCAAAGGAGGCCCTTACTCCGGTGGCACCAGCGCAGGCGATGGCCGCTACGGCACCATGGATGTCAGTGATACGGGCGGCACTGTAAGCGTGACCTACCGTGGTCGAATCGCAGACACGGCGACCGACGTCACCACGTGGAAAACTTACACGCATACGGCCGAACCCGTCCGCCCCCGCAAGGCGAAGGACCTCACAGCTCAACCCGCAAATGGCGTGCAACTCCAGTGGACCGATGACTCCGGCGTCGAAACCGGCTACCGCGTCGAGCGGCGACCCGCCGGTGCCGGAGCGTGGACTTCGCTGGTGCTGTTAGGTCCCGGCGCGACGACGCATGACGATACCACGGCCGTGCCCGCCACCGCCTACGATTACCGGATCGTCGCGGTTAATGGGCTGATCGAAGCCGATCCCTCAGTCACGGCAACCGCATTGAGCCTCACCGCCTATCAAAGCTGGAAGCTCCAGAATCTGGGCAACGCCAATGCTCCCGACGACGGCGATGACGACCACGACGGGAACGACACCATGGCCGAATACCTCTTCGGCCTGAATCCGAATGCAAGCGACCGCTACGCATGGACGGCATCCAGAGCAGCAAACGGCCACGTCACTGTCAGCTACCCGACCTTGGCCGGGAGGATCTACCAGGTCGAATACAGCAATACCCTCGGAGCGTGGCCCTCCGGCCCGGCGGCGGTCACCGGCGACGGCTCGGCGAAGCAATGGACCGATGACGGCAGCCTGACCAGCGGGCTACCCGGGAAACGATTCTACCGCGTGCGGGTCATTTCCGCACCGTGA
- the pyk gene encoding pyruvate kinase, giving the protein MSRRTKIIITLGPATEAEETIGQLIDLGTNVFRLNMSHAKHEWAREMARRVRKAAAERSAHVGVLFDLTGPSIRTGDLEKPYELKIGDLVEFRKSDAAPSIELSTTVNYGGLMDDVAEGRTLVVDNGTMLMEIKTKKDDRIICEVKTAGKMGSRRHINLPGTRLNLPALTEKDRTDLALAVECDADYIAGSFVRDAAHVRELREAVEALEGGAQIVAKIEDQEAIRNIDAIIQATDVIMVARGDLGVEVEFEELPILQRRLVKRCHELGKRVIVATQLLESMIQNPTPTRAEVTDVANAAYEEADCLMLSGETSVGLHPLRCVEALVKISMRIERTGGLGFGQCVLLRDERQKAARAAVMLVDSLPDARLIVLTRRGVMANHTAMLRPRTNGFYAFTPKDRVCRQLALTRNVEAFKLPFAATIDETIQRAIEMLRAADLVRPGTPLVIVSDILSDHFAANSILLHHA; this is encoded by the coding sequence ATGTCTCGCAGAACCAAGATCATCATCACCCTCGGCCCGGCAACGGAGGCGGAGGAAACCATCGGCCAACTGATCGACCTCGGCACCAACGTGTTCCGGCTCAACATGAGCCACGCCAAGCATGAGTGGGCCCGCGAGATGGCCCGCCGGGTCCGCAAGGCCGCCGCGGAACGCTCCGCCCACGTGGGGGTGCTCTTCGACCTGACCGGCCCCTCGATCCGTACCGGCGATCTGGAAAAGCCCTACGAGCTGAAGATCGGCGATCTGGTCGAGTTTCGCAAAAGCGATGCCGCCCCCTCGATCGAGCTTTCCACCACGGTCAACTACGGCGGCCTGATGGACGACGTCGCCGAAGGTCGCACGCTGGTCGTCGACAACGGCACCATGCTGATGGAGATCAAGACCAAGAAGGACGACCGCATCATTTGCGAGGTGAAAACCGCCGGCAAAATGGGCTCGCGGCGTCACATCAATCTTCCCGGCACCCGCCTCAATCTCCCCGCTCTGACCGAGAAGGACCGCACCGACCTGGCCCTCGCCGTCGAGTGCGACGCCGACTACATCGCCGGCTCCTTCGTCCGCGATGCCGCCCACGTCCGCGAGCTTCGCGAGGCGGTGGAAGCCCTCGAAGGCGGCGCGCAGATCGTCGCCAAGATCGAGGACCAGGAGGCGATCCGAAACATCGACGCCATCATCCAGGCCACCGACGTGATCATGGTCGCGCGCGGTGACCTCGGCGTGGAAGTGGAGTTCGAGGAACTGCCCATCCTTCAACGCCGCCTCGTGAAACGCTGCCACGAGCTCGGCAAGCGCGTGATCGTGGCGACTCAGCTTCTGGAGTCCATGATCCAGAATCCGACGCCCACCCGCGCCGAAGTGACCGACGTGGCCAACGCGGCCTATGAGGAGGCCGACTGCCTGATGCTTTCCGGAGAGACCAGCGTGGGCCTGCACCCGCTGCGCTGCGTGGAGGCGCTGGTGAAAATCAGCATGCGCATCGAGCGCACCGGCGGCCTCGGCTTCGGCCAATGCGTGCTCCTGCGCGACGAGCGCCAGAAAGCCGCCCGTGCCGCAGTCATGCTGGTGGATTCGCTGCCGGATGCGCGCCTGATCGTGCTCACCCGCCGTGGCGTGATGGCGAACCACACCGCCATGCTGCGCCCGCGGACCAACGGTTTCTACGCCTTCACCCCGAAGGACCGGGTCTGCCGCCAGCTCGCCCTGACTCGCAATGTCGAAGCCTTCAAGCTACCCTTCGCCGCGACGATCGACGAGACCATCCAGCGCGCCATCGAGATGCTCCGCGCCGCGGATCTGGTCCGCCCCGGCACGCCGCTGGTGATCGTGTCGGACATCCTCTCCGATCACTTCGCAGCGAATTCGATCCTCCTGCATCACGCATGA
- the ispE gene encoding 4-(cytidine 5'-diphospho)-2-C-methyl-D-erythritol kinase, translating to MSALTVEAPAKLNLTLRVLRKREDGFHEIDSWMVRLPGLHDSLTLAAAEADAFTCNDPGIPADGSNLVLKALAAYRAATGFVQTLAIHLEKRIPHGAGLGGGSSDAAATLAALDRLHDQPLGTERLMEIAATFGSDIPFFLGPPSARSTGRGEVNVAAEVPPPLPVLLLKPSFGVATPDAYRNCMEAKQLDGVRYDAQVFPWGELVNDLERPVFWKHLFLAEVKSWLLARPEVAGALMSGSGSTVFAVLRDLAMADAVIAAARAELDPTLWAWSGEVGS from the coding sequence ATGAGCGCCTTGACCGTCGAAGCCCCCGCCAAACTGAACCTCACCCTGCGCGTCCTGCGGAAGCGGGAGGATGGTTTTCACGAGATCGATTCCTGGATGGTGAGGCTGCCCGGCCTGCACGATTCGCTGACTCTTGCCGCCGCGGAGGCCGATGCTTTCACCTGCAACGATCCGGGTATCCCGGCTGACGGCTCGAATCTGGTGCTGAAGGCGTTAGCGGCCTATCGCGCTGCGACCGGTTTCGTCCAAACGCTGGCGATTCACTTGGAGAAGCGCATTCCTCACGGTGCCGGGCTCGGTGGCGGCAGTAGCGATGCGGCGGCAACGCTGGCGGCGCTCGACCGGCTCCACGACCAGCCGCTTGGCACGGAGCGTCTGATGGAAATCGCGGCGACGTTCGGCTCCGATATCCCGTTCTTCCTCGGCCCGCCGTCCGCCCGGTCGACCGGACGTGGGGAGGTCAATGTTGCGGCCGAGGTGCCACCGCCCTTGCCGGTGCTGCTCTTGAAGCCTTCCTTCGGTGTGGCCACCCCGGATGCCTATCGCAACTGCATGGAGGCGAAGCAGTTGGATGGGGTGCGCTATGACGCGCAGGTCTTCCCGTGGGGTGAATTGGTCAATGACCTCGAGCGCCCGGTGTTTTGGAAGCACCTCTTTCTGGCGGAAGTGAAGTCCTGGCTGCTGGCACGTCCAGAAGTCGCGGGTGCGCTGATGAGTGGCTCGGGATCTACCGTGTTCGCCGTACTTCGCGATCTGGCGATGGCCGATGCGGTGATCGCTGCGGCCCGTGCGGAACTCGATCCAACTCTGTGGGCGTGGAGTGGAGAGGTGGGGAGCTAG
- a CDS encoding polyphenol oxidase family protein, whose amino-acid sequence MSDESADVPLGGSIAPPLRFVPVTGALSFLKSLNSLPGIRAGWIGRLEGVEVTTDRDETLGNLRPLHEEMIRREFGRAQWWRAEQVHGNGVAVVPVDSVPTRMAGDGLPVVTGVDGLVTVAPGEILGIYVADCGAIWMADRKTGAVGLLHSGKKGTELNILGEAIRLMGDRFDTRAEDLVVVLGPCIRPPDYEIDFAAEIARQATAAGVGEFHDEGENTACDLTRHYSYRVEKGCTGRMLALIVREEIA is encoded by the coding sequence GTGAGCGACGAGTCCGCCGACGTCCCCCTTGGCGGATCGATCGCGCCTCCGTTACGATTTGTGCCCGTAACGGGGGCGCTCTCTTTCCTCAAGTCTCTCAATAGCCTGCCCGGCATCCGGGCAGGATGGATCGGTCGTCTAGAAGGTGTCGAGGTGACGACCGACCGTGATGAAACCCTCGGCAACTTGCGCCCGCTCCATGAGGAGATGATCCGGCGCGAGTTCGGTCGTGCCCAGTGGTGGCGGGCCGAGCAAGTTCACGGAAATGGCGTGGCCGTGGTGCCCGTCGATTCCGTGCCGACCCGGATGGCCGGGGACGGCCTGCCAGTGGTGACCGGCGTGGACGGATTGGTGACGGTGGCGCCCGGAGAAATCCTGGGCATTTACGTGGCCGACTGCGGCGCGATCTGGATGGCGGACCGCAAAACGGGAGCCGTCGGGCTGCTGCATTCCGGGAAGAAGGGCACCGAGCTGAACATCCTGGGCGAAGCGATTCGCCTGATGGGCGACAGATTTGACACCCGCGCGGAAGATCTGGTGGTGGTGCTGGGGCCCTGCATCCGGCCGCCGGATTATGAGATCGATTTCGCTGCCGAGATCGCCCGCCAAGCGACGGCTGCCGGCGTGGGAGAATTTCACGACGAGGGCGAAAATACCGCCTGCGACCTGACGAGGCACTACAGCTACCGCGTCGAAAAAGGCTGCACCGGGCGGATGCTTGCGCTCATCGTGCGCGAGGAAATCGCATGA
- a CDS encoding MarR family winged helix-turn-helix transcriptional regulator, translating to MKLSTSGAPGASLHADADRLADFVLFTQRSCILNLSNELNKGNVSFPQFFLLTYLSSEEYLTMSDIAKKMGHSTAAATGLVDRLEKLGYVERVHAAEDRRKIMVRITTKGVDLVGKMRKEIAADLANILSEMDEDQAEAVEHTKRAIRARAIA from the coding sequence ATGAAACTGAGCACCTCGGGCGCCCCCGGCGCCTCCCTGCATGCCGATGCCGATCGCCTCGCTGACTTCGTCCTGTTCACGCAGCGTAGCTGCATCCTGAACCTCTCCAACGAACTCAACAAAGGCAACGTGTCGTTCCCCCAGTTCTTCCTTCTGACCTACCTTTCCAGCGAAGAATATCTGACGATGTCGGATATCGCGAAGAAGATGGGTCACTCGACCGCCGCGGCCACTGGCCTCGTCGATCGTTTGGAAAAGCTCGGATACGTCGAGCGCGTACATGCCGCGGAAGACCGACGCAAGATCATGGTCCGCATCACTACCAAGGGTGTGGATCTGGTCGGAAAAATGCGGAAGGAAATTGCCGCGGACCTCGCCAACATCCTCTCCGAAATGGACGAGGACCAGGCCGAGGCTGTCGAGCACACGAAGCGTGCCATTCGGGCGCGCGCTATCGCGTGA
- a CDS encoding dihydrofolate reductase family protein, with translation MAKLVFGMNQSLDGYVDHMEFGPSPTLFRHFIKEAEGQAGSVYGRRMYEIMRYWDDEHPEWDADRRAFAAAWRKQQKWVVSRSLKSVGPNASLVGDDLEGAIRELKAGREGEIEVAGPDLARSLTELGLIDEYRIYLHPVVLGHGTPYFAGPRPPLRLVAHDRMDEDVIRLTYVPA, from the coding sequence ATGGCTAAGCTCGTGTTTGGAATGAACCAGTCCTTGGACGGCTACGTCGATCATATGGAGTTTGGGCCGAGCCCCACGCTCTTCCGCCACTTCATCAAGGAGGCTGAGGGGCAGGCGGGCAGTGTGTATGGCCGCCGGATGTATGAGATCATGCGTTACTGGGACGACGAACATCCTGAATGGGATGCGGATCGACGAGCGTTCGCGGCGGCGTGGCGGAAGCAGCAGAAATGGGTCGTCTCGCGCTCGTTGAAGTCGGTCGGCCCCAACGCCAGCCTTGTGGGGGATGATCTAGAGGGCGCGATCCGCGAGCTGAAGGCCGGTCGCGAAGGGGAGATCGAAGTTGCAGGCCCGGACTTGGCGCGGAGCCTCACCGAACTCGGCCTGATCGATGAGTATCGAATCTACTTGCATCCCGTGGTGCTGGGTCACGGCACGCCCTATTTCGCCGGACCCCGGCCGCCACTCCGCCTCGTGGCGCATGACCGGATGGACGAGGACGTGATCCGTTTGACCTACGTGCCTGCTTGA
- a CDS encoding calcium/sodium antiporter, translated as MAILLILASCGFLFLGAELLVRGGSSLALKLGLTPLVIGLTVVAYGTSTPELLVSLKSAFAGRSDIAIGNVVGSNIFNIAVILGISAMVYPIKTNLQVLKWDAPVVLLATLLTPLTFLDGVVSATEGAVLLTLAVAYTIWAVRMAKRDEKLGHEAHVDVPEIRLKRSPLGDLVKIAGGMAVLMLASRLLVDNAVFVAKTFGLSDTVIGLTIIAAGTSMPELATSLVAACRGQSDIALGNVLGSSLFNLFFVLGGAAVISPISTSGLQAFDVYALIGVTTLMVPFLITGQRVNRFEGGILFASYIAYVVVMWPK; from the coding sequence ATGGCCATCCTCCTTATTCTCGCCAGCTGCGGATTTCTGTTTCTCGGCGCAGAACTGCTTGTCCGCGGTGGCTCCTCGCTGGCTTTGAAGCTCGGGCTCACGCCGCTGGTCATCGGCCTCACGGTGGTCGCTTATGGCACCTCGACGCCGGAGTTGCTGGTCTCGCTGAAGTCCGCGTTCGCCGGGCGTTCGGACATCGCGATTGGCAATGTCGTTGGTTCCAACATTTTCAACATCGCTGTGATCCTGGGGATCTCGGCCATGGTCTATCCGATCAAGACCAACCTCCAGGTGCTGAAGTGGGACGCTCCCGTGGTGCTGCTCGCCACCCTTCTAACGCCGCTGACCTTTCTCGATGGCGTGGTCAGCGCCACTGAAGGCGCGGTGCTGTTAACCCTCGCCGTAGCCTATACGATCTGGGCCGTGCGCATGGCCAAGCGTGATGAGAAGCTTGGGCACGAAGCGCATGTGGATGTGCCCGAGATCCGCCTCAAGCGCAGTCCGCTGGGAGATCTGGTAAAGATCGCGGGAGGGATGGCCGTGCTGATGCTCGCTTCCCGCCTGCTGGTCGACAATGCGGTGTTCGTTGCCAAAACCTTCGGGCTTTCAGACACGGTGATCGGACTGACGATTATCGCAGCCGGCACTTCCATGCCGGAGCTTGCCACCTCTCTCGTCGCCGCTTGCCGTGGCCAATCCGACATCGCGCTAGGCAACGTCCTCGGCTCTTCTTTGTTCAATCTGTTCTTTGTCCTCGGCGGGGCGGCGGTCATCTCTCCAATCAGCACCTCAGGCCTCCAGGCGTTCGACGTCTACGCCTTGATCGGTGTGACAACCCTCATGGTGCCATTTCTGATCACCGGCCAGCGCGTGAATCGCTTCGAGGGGGGCATTCTCTTCGCCTCCTATATCGCCTACGTGGTCGTCATGTGGCCGAAGTGA
- a CDS encoding DUF5985 family protein: MIPTVIYILCFLTCAGCAALLWRGFRRTRFRLLLWSSVCFLILGIANLLLFADLVLYPGTSLLIIRNAVTLVAILVLLVGLVFESH, encoded by the coding sequence ATGATCCCGACGGTCATTTACATTCTTTGCTTCCTGACCTGCGCCGGCTGCGCGGCACTTCTCTGGCGAGGCTTCCGGAGAACCCGTTTCCGCCTGCTCCTCTGGAGTTCCGTGTGCTTCCTGATCTTGGGAATCGCGAATCTACTCCTCTTCGCCGATCTGGTGCTCTACCCGGGTACGAGCCTGCTTATCATACGGAACGCGGTGACCCTCGTAGCGATCTTGGTATTGCTCGTGGGCTTGGTTTTCGAATCCCATTGA
- a CDS encoding DUF5985 family protein: MLEYFLSGAISMGFFVVVLFFLRFWRTTSDRLFLYFASAFSLLLLERIVRAAFDLRTEWIPAVYLFRLVAFGIILYAVFDKNRSR; the protein is encoded by the coding sequence ATGTTGGAATACTTTCTTTCCGGTGCCATTTCCATGGGGTTCTTCGTGGTCGTCCTGTTCTTCCTCCGCTTCTGGAGAACAACGAGCGACCGCCTCTTCCTCTATTTCGCGTCCGCCTTCAGCCTGTTACTTCTGGAGCGAATCGTTCGGGCAGCCTTCGACCTGCGTACGGAATGGATTCCGGCGGTCTATTTGTTCCGCCTGGTTGCCTTCGGCATCATTCTCTACGCGGTGTTCGACAAAAACCGCAGCCGTTAA
- a CDS encoding NAD-dependent deacylase: MKVVVLTGAGVSAESGVPTFRGSDGLWEGHRVEEVASPRGFARDPQLVHTFYNGRRRKVLEVEPNAAHRALAKLGRARGVELTLVTQNIDDLHERAGSQEVLHMHGELLKARCNRCGAVMPCREDLSRASICTACGGIDCLRPHVVWFGEIPFGLDEIAAAISSADRFVAIGTSGRVYPAASFVSWARECGVPTLELNLEESAASGVFHESRRGPAGELVPAWVEEVISAVKERR; this comes from the coding sequence ATGAAGGTGGTGGTGCTTACTGGCGCAGGGGTTTCCGCGGAATCGGGCGTGCCGACATTCCGTGGCAGCGATGGCCTGTGGGAGGGGCACCGGGTGGAGGAGGTGGCATCGCCGCGGGGTTTCGCGCGCGATCCGCAGCTCGTGCACACCTTCTACAATGGCCGGCGGAGGAAGGTGCTGGAGGTGGAGCCGAATGCCGCGCACCGGGCCTTGGCAAAGCTCGGCCGGGCTCGCGGGGTGGAACTGACCTTGGTCACGCAAAACATCGATGACCTGCACGAGCGCGCGGGTTCGCAAGAGGTGCTGCACATGCACGGCGAGCTTTTGAAGGCGAGGTGCAACCGGTGTGGCGCGGTGATGCCGTGCCGGGAGGACCTGAGCCGGGCCTCGATCTGCACGGCCTGTGGCGGGATCGATTGCCTGCGACCGCACGTCGTGTGGTTCGGCGAAATTCCCTTCGGACTGGATGAGATCGCGGCGGCGATTTCGTCGGCCGACCGGTTCGTGGCGATCGGGACCTCGGGCCGGGTGTATCCGGCCGCGTCCTTTGTTTCGTGGGCGCGGGAATGCGGGGTGCCGACGCTGGAGCTGAATCTGGAGGAAAGCGCCGCGAGCGGGGTATTTCACGAGAGCCGCCGCGGGCCTGCGGGGGAGTTGGTGCCGGCGTGGGTGGAAGAAGTGATTTCTGCGGTCAAGGAGCGGCGGTAA
- a CDS encoding TIM barrel protein, translating into MLPARLIACVFLCLCLPGLRGNSFFAMDTGISGEPAAVAEALDTLGYDGLGGSGQEVSPLRDELGNRGLRLWNVYLTLDFAAGTPALTPELQKLIADLKGRDATLWIAIRKVTGGDGAAVAGLREIAGHAEPAGVGLSLYPHTDFWLERFSDAARVATALDRKGVGITFNLCHWLKVEGDVDPIPAIARESARLQFVTVNGADGGDTQAMGWDRLIRPLGQGTYDTAKFVRRLQEEAKWHGPVGLQAYGVPGDKRENLRRSMAAWREMNGLLDGKVLCGYQGWFRCGDDGSNNGWHHYAVNGKFEPGYSHIEMWPDMSELAPGERHATAFRHADGSVAEVFSSMHPDTTRRHFRWMREHGIDGAFLQRFATNTRDPRFRDPMDQVLSHVRDSAKAEGREWALMYDLSGLKAEDFSRVIEDWQRLKAGGDAAYLKYRHKPLVTLWGLGFNDRPASLKEWELLIRFFKGEGMAVMLGVPCYWRTLERDSIGDAKLHELCALADIISPWTVGRFGTPQDAAARQKPLLEPDLAWCRERGLGYLPVIFPGFSWQNLERSRGREARFDAIPRLGGGFLWSQAIAARRAGGRAIYVAMFDEMDEGTAIFKTTGNPPVGASRFLVEPGLKPDHYLWLTGEIGKMLRGEIPVTAEKPAR; encoded by the coding sequence ATGCTGCCAGCCCGATTGATCGCCTGCGTTTTCTTGTGCCTATGCCTACCCGGCTTGCGGGGGAATTCGTTTTTCGCGATGGACACCGGCATCTCCGGCGAGCCGGCCGCGGTGGCGGAAGCGCTGGACACCTTGGGCTACGATGGCCTTGGCGGCAGCGGTCAGGAGGTGAGTCCGCTGAGAGACGAACTCGGGAACCGAGGCCTGCGTTTGTGGAACGTGTATCTCACGCTCGACTTCGCCGCCGGGACGCCCGCGCTCACGCCGGAGTTGCAGAAGCTGATTGCCGATTTGAAAGGCCGCGATGCGACGCTGTGGATTGCCATTCGCAAGGTCACCGGCGGCGATGGCGCAGCAGTCGCGGGGCTGCGCGAGATCGCCGGCCACGCTGAACCGGCGGGGGTGGGGCTGTCGCTCTATCCGCACACGGACTTCTGGCTGGAGCGCTTTTCCGATGCGGCCCGCGTGGCCACCGCGCTGGATCGCAAGGGCGTGGGCATCACCTTCAATCTCTGCCACTGGCTGAAGGTGGAAGGGGATGTCGATCCGATTCCGGCGATCGCGCGGGAATCCGCCCGCCTGCAATTCGTGACCGTCAACGGTGCGGACGGCGGAGACACCCAGGCGATGGGTTGGGATCGCCTGATCCGGCCGCTCGGGCAGGGGACGTACGACACGGCGAAATTCGTCCGCCGCTTGCAAGAGGAGGCGAAATGGCACGGGCCGGTGGGCTTGCAGGCCTATGGCGTGCCGGGCGACAAGCGGGAGAACCTGCGACGCTCGATGGCTGCGTGGCGGGAAATGAACGGCTTGTTAGATGGCAAGGTGCTGTGCGGATACCAAGGGTGGTTCCGCTGCGGCGACGATGGCTCTAACAACGGCTGGCATCACTACGCGGTGAACGGGAAGTTCGAGCCCGGCTACTCGCACATCGAGATGTGGCCGGACATGAGCGAGCTTGCCCCCGGCGAACGGCATGCGACCGCCTTCCGCCATGCCGATGGCTCGGTGGCGGAGGTCTTCAGTTCGATGCATCCGGACACGACGCGGCGGCATTTCCGCTGGATGCGCGAGCATGGGATCGATGGGGCCTTCCTCCAGCGCTTCGCGACAAATACCCGCGATCCCAGGTTCCGCGATCCGATGGATCAGGTGCTTTCCCACGTCCGCGATTCGGCGAAGGCCGAGGGCCGCGAGTGGGCGCTGATGTATGATCTCTCCGGGCTGAAGGCGGAGGACTTCTCGCGGGTGATCGAGGATTGGCAGCGGCTGAAGGCAGGCGGGGACGCGGCTTACTTGAAGTACCGCCACAAGCCGCTGGTGACGCTGTGGGGTCTGGGGTTCAATGATCGTCCGGCGTCGCTGAAGGAATGGGAATTGCTGATCCGCTTTTTCAAAGGGGAGGGGATGGCGGTGATGCTCGGGGTGCCATGCTACTGGCGCACGCTGGAGCGAGATTCGATCGGCGATGCGAAGCTGCACGAGCTGTGCGCGCTGGCCGACATCATCAGCCCGTGGACGGTGGGGCGCTTCGGCACGCCGCAGGACGCTGCGGCACGGCAGAAGCCGCTGTTAGAGCCGGACCTCGCATGGTGCCGGGAGCGGGGGCTGGGCTACCTGCCGGTGATTTTCCCAGGTTTCAGTTGGCAGAATCTGGAGAGGAGCCGGGGGCGCGAGGCGAGGTTCGATGCGATTCCGCGGCTCGGCGGCGGTTTCCTGTGGAGCCAGGCGATCGCGGCTCGTCGGGCCGGGGGGCGGGCGATTTATGTGGCGATGTTCGATGAGATGGACGAGGGCACGGCGATCTTCAAAACGACCGGCAATCCCCCGGTCGGCGCCAGTCGCTTCCTCGTCGAGCCGGGCTTGAAGCCGGACCACTACCTGTGGCTGACCGGGGAGATCGGGAAGATGCTGCGAGGGGAGATCCCGGTAACGGCGGAGAAGCCGGCCCGGTAG
- a CDS encoding VOC family protein, which yields MEKVTGIGGFFFRGKDPEALNDWYEQHLGVRKVGVEYEDGSWWQDEGPTAFASEPKEAQGTGASEYAWRLNFRVGNLDAMVAQLRSAGITVMVEDTVYPNGRFAHLHDPEGNPIELWEPAGTDANRPPDQ from the coding sequence ATGGAAAAAGTCACAGGCATAGGCGGCTTCTTCTTCAGAGGCAAAGACCCTGAAGCACTGAACGACTGGTATGAACAGCATCTGGGTGTCCGGAAGGTGGGCGTCGAGTATGAGGACGGCTCGTGGTGGCAGGACGAAGGGCCGACCGCGTTCGCTTCCGAACCGAAGGAAGCCCAAGGGACCGGTGCCTCGGAATATGCCTGGCGCCTCAATTTCCGCGTCGGGAATCTCGATGCCATGGTCGCCCAGCTCAGATCGGCGGGCATCACGGTGATGGTCGAAGATACGGTTTACCCGAATGGCCGCTTCGCCCACTTGCACGACCCGGAGGGAAATCCCATCGAGCTGTGGGAACCCGCCGGCACCGACGCAAACCGGCCGCCGGATCAATAG